From the genome of Archaeoglobus neptunius:
ATGGAGAGGGTGAGTGCAATAGCCAGCCAGACCCTCCAGGTTCTGATCGAGAACTTCAAGATATTTGACTCCACGGGCAATGACGTTTCAAGGGATTACGCTGAAATGATGGCAAATGGGGGGAGAAAAGAGTTCACATGAATTTTTAATTTTTGAGAGGTGGATGGATATGATCTCGTGGAGTGATAAGTTTAGCGTTGGGGTTAAAACGATAGATGAGCAGCACAGGAAGCTTGTGGAGATGCTTAATGAGCTTCACGGGGCGATGAAGATTGGAAAGGGAAAGGAGGCCCTGTCGAACATTCTGGAGTCGATGTTTGACTACGCAAAGGAGCACTTTGCGACGGAGGAACGCTACATGGAGAAGTACAGTTTTCCGGGAACTGTGAAACACAAAAGCGAGCATAAGGAGTTTGTTGACGCAGCTACGGATTTCTACACCCGGTATCTGGGTGGGTCTGCAACTTCAATAGAGGTTTACAACTTTCTGCAGAAGTGGCTGGTCAACCATATACTAAATACGGACAAAAAACTGGGCAAATTTCTTTGTGAGGTGAGATGATGCAGGCGGAAGGACAGGTTTTGAAGGGTGATGAAACAGTTCAGGTGATAGTCTTCAACCTCGGAGACGAGAGGTACGGGGTGGACATCTCTCAGGTTAGGGAGATTATCAGGCCGACGCAGATAACCCGAATTCCCAATGCCCCCGATTTTGTGGAGGGTGTGATAAACCTGAGAGGGCAGATAACCACCATAATCAATCTGAGAAAGCGGTTTGGGATGGAACCGAAGCCGATAGACAACAACACTCGCATCATAGTCGTTGAGTTCGAGAATGCGGTGATCGGCATGATGGTGGATACGGTAAACGAGGTGAAGTACCTTTCTACTTCGGACATCGAGGCTCTGCCCAACATAATCACGGCCAGAGAGGAAGCAAAGTTCCTCAAGGGGGTGGGAAAGCTTCCGGACGGTCTGCTGATAATGATAGACCTGAACAAGGTGTTGAGTGAAGATGAGGTGGAGAGGCTGAGGTGAGCTTGAGGTAGCCTATGAGCGAGAATAAGGAGCTCAGGATACCGGTGGAGTATTTCGACAATGGCTGGAAAAAAGGGGAGGCGACAATCTCAAAAACTGCGATATCCTTTGCCGGACTGACAATTCCATTCAAAGAAATCCAGGATCTCGAAAAACTGAATTTTGAGGGTAAGGAGGCGATAAGGATAAAGAAGGACGGAAACTACTATCTCCATTTCGGAAACAGACAGGATCAGATTTTCAGATATCTGGCATTCAACCTGAAATCGGACAGATTTGCCGTTTATTTCCTCTCCCCCGCAACACGTGGGGGTGTGGTTGTGAGCGATAGCAAGTGGGACAAGGGGTATCTGAGCATAACCGATGAGGCGCTGTGGTTTCTGTCAACTTCAAGACAAATTCGAATTTCGATTGAAAATCTGGGCTCCGTTGGGAAGGACGTGAGAACGGTGGGTAAAAAGCAGAGGGTTGTTCTCGTCATCACGCATGTGGAGAACGGCGAGGTAATCACGAGCTTCGTTCTCTGTCCTGAAACCACCATGGACATGCTTCAGGAGTATATAAAGAACATAATCGACAGACACAAGCCGAATGAGGATCTTTCAGAAATAGAGGAGCAGATTCTGACGATGGTGTATACCGGGGTGGATTCAGTGAGTGTTGAATCCATTCTGGGAATAACCACAGAAGAACTTAACAAGCTGTACGACAGGCTCGTGAATTTGGGTCTGGCGAGGGTTGTGAAGATACGAAAGGAAATTGAGCTCACACCCAGAGGTGTGGCTCTTGTTAGCGATATTATGAAAAAAGCTGCGAGGTGAGGATGTATGCCAAAAGTGTTGATTGTGGATGATACGGCTTTTATGAGGAAACTTCTGAGAAATATACTGTTTTCCGGCGGTTTTGACATCGCCGGGGAGGCTGAAAATGGAAAACAGGCAGTGGAGATGTACAAACAGCTCAAGCCCGACATCGTCACCATGGACATCGTAATGCCTGAAATGAATGGCATCGAAGCGCTGAAGGCTATAAAGAAAATGGACCCAAATGCGAAGGTTGTGATGTGCACGGCTGTTGGGCAGGAGCAGATGGTTAAGGCAGCGATAAAACTCGGAGCGAAAGGATACATCGTCAAGCCCTTCCAGGCTCCGAAGGTTATTGAGGAGCTGAAAAAGGTATCCGGAATGAGTTAATGATTATGAGAGTGCTTGTGGTTGACGATTCGGCGCTCGTGAGAATGGCGGTCAGCGACATACTGAGTAAAGCAGGAATGGAAGTAGTTGACACGGCTAAAAATGGGAAGGAGGCTGTAGAGAAGACGCTAAAGCTAAAACCGGATGTCATAACTCTGGATATCAACATGCCCGTTATGGACGGCCTTACAGCACTTAAAATCATAATGGAGAAAAGGCCAACACCTGTGGTGATGCTGAGCTCTTTAACAAAAGAGGGTGCCAGAGAGACTCTGGAAGCTCTGAAGATCGGTGCGGTGGATTTCGTAACAAAGCCCGATGGCGCCCTGGTTGATCTTTCATCAGTTGCACAGGATCTTGTGAACAAGGTCAGTATGGCGGCGACAACCTCTCTCAACGTCCTGAGACTTCAGAATCTCAAGAAGATAAAGGGTGAGGTGGTCAGGGGTAACTGGAAGGGCAGGACCAAGGATGTGTGCGTTCTTATTGGCTCTTCAACAGGTGGACCTTCTGCGCTGGAAATGATAATTCCCAGACTACCTGCAGACATTCCTTCTCCGGTCTTCGTTGTTCAGCACATGCCTCCTGGATTCACGAAGCAGCTTGCTGAGAGGCTCAATTCCATGTCAGAGGTTGAGGTGAAAGAGGCTGAGAACAATGAGAGGGTGAAGGACGGAGTCGTCTACATAGCTCCCGGTGGATACCACATGAAGGTGAGGAGGGCTGCCAATGTGGTCCGCATAAAAATCGTCGACGGAGAGCCCGTAAATGCGGTGAAACCGTCCGTTGATGTCACGGCCGATTCCGTGGTGCAGGCTTACGGTGGAAACGTTGTTGGGGCAATACTTACCGGAATGGGGGAGGATGGGGCATATGGGATGAGGCTGATAAAGGAGAAGGGTGGACTAACTGTGGCGAGCAGTGAGGATACATGTGTTGTGTTCGGTATGCCAAAGGCCGCAATAGAGATAGGGGGCATAGTGTCGGTGAAGCCGGTTTTTGAGATAGCAGAAGAGATCGTTCGATTTTTGGAGGTGAAGCTGAATGAGTGATGATATGGACGATTACAAGCAGGAATTTATCCAGGAGGCGAGAGAGTACCTCGAAATTATGAATCAGAACTTTATAAAGGTCGAAAAAGGTGATATCGATGCCATCAACGAGATTTTCAGAATGGCGCACACGATCAAGGGGATGGCAGGATTCATGGGCTACAGGAATCTTGAGGAGCTCTGTCACAGGCTTGAAAGTGCAATGGGGAAGGTGAGAGATGGGGAAATTGAGGTAAGTGGTGAGCTCATAGACGTAATGCTCAAGGCTGTTGATGCAATTGAAGAGATGATTGACAGAATAGAGGAGGAGGATAACGATAACGTTGATGTTGAGACCATTATTGACGCTATTGGTAAGTTTCTGGAGATTAAGGAGGAAAGGTCGGATGTTGCTGTGAATCGTGGAGAGAATCTTGAGAAGGCAAATCTCAGGGTTGACGTCTATCTCAGCGAAGACTGCATAATGAAAAGCGTAAGAGCGGCGCTGGTTGTGGAATCCCTAAGTGAGATTGCCGAAGTTATCGGGACCATACCGGATGAAGGTGATATGGAAAAGGAGCAATTTGACGGTCACTTTACTGTTTTCCTCAAGGCTGCAGATTCCAAAGCCGTTGAGGATGCCGTCAGCAAAATTGCAGAGATAGACAGGTTTGAGGTCGCACCAATTGAAAGTGAAAGGGCTGATAAAGCCCGAAAAGAAGAGAAGAAGCCGGAAGTCCAGAAAGAAGAACGGGAAGAGGTCAGGATCGGGGATACAATTAAAAAGAAGAATAAAAAGCTTGAGAGCATCAGGGTGAATATTTCTCAGCTTGACACCATCATGAATCTCGTTGGTGAGCTCGTCATCAGCAAAGGCAGGCTTCTGCAGATTGCGAGTGAATACAACATTCCAGAACTGAAGGAGGCGGTTGCGATAATGGATAAGTCCATCACGAGCCTTCAGGACGAAATAATGCAGATAAGAATGGTGAAGGTTGAGAGGGTTTTCAACAAGTTTCCGAGAATGGTTAGAGATCTGGCAAGAAAGCTTGGAAAGAAAGTTGATTTTGTTATGGAAGGGCTTGATACCGAACTCGACAGGACAGTTCTTGACGAGATCAGCGATCCTCTCGTCCATCTTGTGAGAAATGCGGTCGACCACGGAATCGAGTCTCCTGAGGAGAGGAAAGCGGCAGGAAAGGACGAGGTCGGAAAAATAAAACTCTCCGCATGGAGGGAGAAAAATAACATAATTATCGAGCTTGAAGATGACGGAAGGGGACTGGATGTTGAGAAGATCAGGCAGAAGGCTGTTGAGAGGGGATTGATCACTCAGGCAGAAGCCGATGCGATGAGTGAAGATGAGCTGAAGATGCTGATATTCTCGCCGGGATTCTCGACGAAGGATGCTGCAACAGAGGTCTCTGGAAGGGGAGTCGGAATGGATGTTGTCAAGACAACTGTTGAAAGGCTTGGAGGTAGTGTCAGGATAAGCTCGCAGAAGGGGAAGGGTACAAAGGTCAGGATACACCTACCACCCACGGTTGCGATTGTAAAGTCTCTGCTGGTTAAGGTTGCAAATGAGACCTATGCAATTCCGATTTCAAGTGTTGTTGAGGCTCTGTATGTAAATGAGGATAACTGGAAGGTTATCCACGGGAATCCATTTTTGATTGTTCGTGGAAAGCTTGTACCGGCTTTCAAGCTCAGAGAGCTTTTTAATGTTGTGAACGGCAGCCCTGAAAGGGAGGTTGGAATAATTGTGGAAAAGGAGGGTGAAAAATATGCCCTGATAGCAGATACCATTGCTGAACAGCAGGAGATTGTTATAAAGCCTTTAACTGGATATCTGGCCAAAATAAAGGGGTTTAGTGGTGTAACGATCCTTGGAGACGGCAGAGTTGTGCCCATACTGGATATATCCAGCCTGTTGGGAGGTGATAGGCTTGCATAGTATTGAGGATCTTGGAGAAATGGAGCTTGATGCTCTTAAGGAGCTGGGTAATATTGGTGTTGGGAAAGCTGCAACGTCCCTCTCCCAAATGCTTGGAAGGACAATTGAGATGAGTGTGCCCGAAGCCACGATCGTCAGAATCCAGGACCTTCACAAAGTGATCAACGCTGAGGAGATGGTTGCAGGAGTGGTTACAGGACTTGAGGATATTGAAAACGGACATTCCGGATTTCTGTACATTACCTTCCCGGAGAAATCATCCAGAAAGCTCGTGGAGATACTGCTCGGAGATGTCAGCGATGAGGAGATGGTGGACTCGACCTTAATGGAGATAGGCAACATTCTGTCCTCTGCATTCTGCGATGCAACCGCTGAAATGCTGGGTGTGATGCTGATTCCAACACCACCGAGCTTTGGAAGGGACTTTGCGATTGCGGTGATAGATGCGATAGTTTCGCAGCTTGCGGATAAAAGTGACTACGTCGTGCTGTTCGAAACGAAGCTTGAGGAAAGCGAGAAGGAGATAGAAATTCTCGTTATGCTCATTCCGAATGAAAAATTCGTGAGCTACATTCTCCAGCTTCTTGGAATGGTGGAATGATGGGCAATGAGATCCTTGTTGGCATCGGCGAGTTCAGGGTTGCAAAGGGGGCAGTGCTGAAAACAGTCGGTCTTGGATCGTGTATTGGCATTGCTCTGTACGATCCGAAGCTCAGGCTGGGTTCTCTGGCCCACGTCATGCTGCCCCAGTCCAACAACGGAACAAAGAGAAGTGCAAAGTACGCAGATCATGCTGTGGAGATGATGATGGAAGCGATGGAAAGGCTGGGGAGTGATAGAAAAAGGGTTGTGGCGAAGATGGCTGGAGGTGCGCAGATATTCAAGCACATGACAATGGATATGCTGAGGATAGGTGACAGAAATGTGGACGCCATCAAAACGATCCTGAAAGACTACGGCATAAGGGTGGTATCTGAAGATATAGGAGGTAACGAGGGAAGAACTGTCTATTTTTTCACCGGCGATGGAAGAATGCTGGTCAAGTACAGCAAGGGTGGTGAGCTGTGGATCTAGCCTTCAGAACCCTCGTGGATTACGTCAGCAGAGAATCCGGAATAGACCTTCACCAGTACAGGGAGAGCTACCTGAAGAGGAGAATAGAGCTTAGGATGAAGATGCTGGGAGTGAGGGATTTTGGAGAGTATCTCAGGCTGATAAAGGCAGATGGGGAAGATGAGGTGAAAAAGCTGATCAACACGATCACGATCAACGTTACAGAGTTTATGAGAGACAGAACACCTTTTGAGTACCTCATGAAAGTCATACTGCCCGAAATAGCAAGCAGAAAGAGGAGGGTTAACAGCAACATTGTCCGATTCTGGAGTGCCGGTTGTTCGTGTGGGGAAGAGCCGTACAGTCTGGCAATATGTGCACTCGAGGCTCTTGGAGATGGCTGGATGATCTCAATCTATGCCACGGATATTGATGATGCCTGCCTTGAGATGGCGAGGGAGGGATTTTACAAACCGACCCAGCTCAAAAATCTGAGCAGGGCGCTCATCAACAAATACTTCGATAGGGAGGGTGATGGTTACAGGGTCAAGAGTTTTCTGAAAAGGTATGTCAGATTCAAAAAACACGATCTTACAACTGACGAGCCTGTATCGAGGTATCTTGATGTCGTTTTCTGCAGAAACGTGATGATTTATTTCAGCGAGAATCAGAAGGCAAAGGCTGTCAACGATTTTTACAACGCTCTGATTGCCGGAGGTTATCTTGTGATAGGCAAAAGCGAAACGCTGCCGGCGGGTTTCAAGAGCAGGTTTGAATGTGTAAATTTGAGAGAGAAGGTCTATCGAAAAATTACAGACAGTACCTGAGATAGTCTTTGACGTGAATGGCCGGATAACCACTCTTTTTTAATCTCGCTGCAACTTCCTCATCGGCTGTAACGTACATCTCTCCCATTGATATTGCGAGGACCACGCATGTTGCGGTTGACAGGTCAATTTTCAGCTTTTTTGAAATTTCTCCTGCCATAAATATCTGTTCGGTGCTGATTTTAACGGAGATGTAACCCAGAAGTTTATCCACGAGGGAGATCAGTTTCTGTAGAACCTTCTGGTCCGTTACCTCTCTGGAAATTCTCTCGAAGATCTCGTATCTGGCATTTTCAGGTATCCTCACAGTGAGTTCGCCGTTAACTGCCTTTTCCCTGAGCTTCATAGATTCAATGCTGTTGCCGAGCAACCACTCAATGAAGACAGATGAGTCGATAATCATGGTCTCACCTTCCCAGCAAAGTTCTGATCTCGTCTATCTCCGACCAGATACTCTTTATTTTCTCCTGCCTCACCTTTTCCTCGATTTTGCTCCTCAGATACTCGCTCCAGTTGGTATTTATATTTTCCATCTCAAACTTTAGCCATTCTGGAATTCTAAAAGAAACGATTGCGTTCTTTCTTTCACTTCCCATATCATAATTTTCTTTTTGTTTTTTAAAATATTTTGGCTTGTTTATTATTTTTTATATAACAGAATGTAATACGATAATGTTTACAGTCCGTTAAATTAATATGTTTCATAGTGTACTAAATAGAAATGGGTATTGAGGCAGAGCTCGATGGAAAGATCGAAGCATACAGGTCAGCCACTCATCATGGGGCATTGAAGATCATGTTCATTCTGGCCAGTGAAGAGGCAGGTTTTACGGAGATCATGTTCAGATCCAGACTGAGTCCAAGCGTGCTCAACAAACTGCTGAAGTCTCTTGTAAGATACGGAATGATCAAAAAAGATGATGGTAAGTATACCCTAACAAGAAAAGGAGAGCTGATTCTGGAGAGGCTGCTGGAAATCGTGGAGCTCCTTTAATTGCGGAAGTGTAATTGCTTTTATGAAGAAATATTTTATATATTACTTTCAATAACGAAATCTGCAATTGATATCCGAGTTCAGTAGCGGGGGTGGTGGGCGTGGGTTCAGAGGTTTTTGAAGTCGAGCAGGTGAGTAGTGAGACACGGAGTATCGAGCAGATAGAGTATGCGCTGAAGGAGCTGATTGCAGGCAACTGGACTGTGAGGCTGGAGAGAGCGGAGGATGAGAGGTACAGCCAGATCTTTGAGCTAATAAACACTCTGGCAGCAGATCTGGGATCGCTTTTTGGAGAGATGGTAAAGGCAATGAAAGAAACTGAAGAGATGGCAAAGGAGAATATGGAAGCCATCAGCCAGCTCAATGCCGGGATGCAGCAGATT
Proteins encoded in this window:
- a CDS encoding bacteriohemerythrin is translated as MISWSDKFSVGVKTIDEQHRKLVEMLNELHGAMKIGKGKEALSNILESMFDYAKEHFATEERYMEKYSFPGTVKHKSEHKEFVDAATDFYTRYLGGSATSIEVYNFLQKWLVNHILNTDKKLGKFLCEVR
- a CDS encoding chemotaxis protein CheW; translated protein: MQAEGQVLKGDETVQVIVFNLGDERYGVDISQVREIIRPTQITRIPNAPDFVEGVINLRGQITTIINLRKRFGMEPKPIDNNTRIIVVEFENAVIGMMVDTVNEVKYLSTSDIEALPNIITAREEAKFLKGVGKLPDGLLIMIDLNKVLSEDEVERLR
- a CDS encoding CheF family chemotaxis protein, with amino-acid sequence MSENKELRIPVEYFDNGWKKGEATISKTAISFAGLTIPFKEIQDLEKLNFEGKEAIRIKKDGNYYLHFGNRQDQIFRYLAFNLKSDRFAVYFLSPATRGGVVVSDSKWDKGYLSITDEALWFLSTSRQIRISIENLGSVGKDVRTVGKKQRVVLVITHVENGEVITSFVLCPETTMDMLQEYIKNIIDRHKPNEDLSEIEEQILTMVYTGVDSVSVESILGITTEELNKLYDRLVNLGLARVVKIRKEIELTPRGVALVSDIMKKAAR
- a CDS encoding response regulator; amino-acid sequence: MPKVLIVDDTAFMRKLLRNILFSGGFDIAGEAENGKQAVEMYKQLKPDIVTMDIVMPEMNGIEALKAIKKMDPNAKVVMCTAVGQEQMVKAAIKLGAKGYIVKPFQAPKVIEELKKVSGMS
- a CDS encoding protein-glutamate methylesterase/protein-glutamine glutaminase, with amino-acid sequence MRVLVVDDSALVRMAVSDILSKAGMEVVDTAKNGKEAVEKTLKLKPDVITLDINMPVMDGLTALKIIMEKRPTPVVMLSSLTKEGARETLEALKIGAVDFVTKPDGALVDLSSVAQDLVNKVSMAATTSLNVLRLQNLKKIKGEVVRGNWKGRTKDVCVLIGSSTGGPSALEMIIPRLPADIPSPVFVVQHMPPGFTKQLAERLNSMSEVEVKEAENNERVKDGVVYIAPGGYHMKVRRAANVVRIKIVDGEPVNAVKPSVDVTADSVVQAYGGNVVGAILTGMGEDGAYGMRLIKEKGGLTVASSEDTCVVFGMPKAAIEIGGIVSVKPVFEIAEEIVRFLEVKLNE
- a CDS encoding chemotaxis protein CheA: MSDDMDDYKQEFIQEAREYLEIMNQNFIKVEKGDIDAINEIFRMAHTIKGMAGFMGYRNLEELCHRLESAMGKVRDGEIEVSGELIDVMLKAVDAIEEMIDRIEEEDNDNVDVETIIDAIGKFLEIKEERSDVAVNRGENLEKANLRVDVYLSEDCIMKSVRAALVVESLSEIAEVIGTIPDEGDMEKEQFDGHFTVFLKAADSKAVEDAVSKIAEIDRFEVAPIESERADKARKEEKKPEVQKEEREEVRIGDTIKKKNKKLESIRVNISQLDTIMNLVGELVISKGRLLQIASEYNIPELKEAVAIMDKSITSLQDEIMQIRMVKVERVFNKFPRMVRDLARKLGKKVDFVMEGLDTELDRTVLDEISDPLVHLVRNAVDHGIESPEERKAAGKDEVGKIKLSAWREKNNIIIELEDDGRGLDVEKIRQKAVERGLITQAEADAMSEDELKMLIFSPGFSTKDAATEVSGRGVGMDVVKTTVERLGGSVRISSQKGKGTKVRIHLPPTVAIVKSLLVKVANETYAIPISSVVEALYVNEDNWKVIHGNPFLIVRGKLVPAFKLRELFNVVNGSPEREVGIIVEKEGEKYALIADTIAEQQEIVIKPLTGYLAKIKGFSGVTILGDGRVVPILDISSLLGGDRLA
- a CDS encoding chemotaxis protein CheC, whose product is MIGLHSIEDLGEMELDALKELGNIGVGKAATSLSQMLGRTIEMSVPEATIVRIQDLHKVINAEEMVAGVVTGLEDIENGHSGFLYITFPEKSSRKLVEILLGDVSDEEMVDSTLMEIGNILSSAFCDATAEMLGVMLIPTPPSFGRDFAIAVIDAIVSQLADKSDYVVLFETKLEESEKEIEILVMLIPNEKFVSYILQLLGMVE
- a CDS encoding chemotaxis protein CheD, with the translated sequence MMGNEILVGIGEFRVAKGAVLKTVGLGSCIGIALYDPKLRLGSLAHVMLPQSNNGTKRSAKYADHAVEMMMEAMERLGSDRKRVVAKMAGGAQIFKHMTMDMLRIGDRNVDAIKTILKDYGIRVVSEDIGGNEGRTVYFFTGDGRMLVKYSKGGELWI
- a CDS encoding CheR family methyltransferase; its protein translation is MDLAFRTLVDYVSRESGIDLHQYRESYLKRRIELRMKMLGVRDFGEYLRLIKADGEDEVKKLINTITINVTEFMRDRTPFEYLMKVILPEIASRKRRVNSNIVRFWSAGCSCGEEPYSLAICALEALGDGWMISIYATDIDDACLEMAREGFYKPTQLKNLSRALINKYFDREGDGYRVKSFLKRYVRFKKHDLTTDEPVSRYLDVVFCRNVMIYFSENQKAKAVNDFYNALIAGGYLVIGKSETLPAGFKSRFECVNLREKVYRKITDST
- a CDS encoding PIN domain-containing protein; the encoded protein is MIIDSSVFIEWLLGNSIESMKLREKAVNGELTVRIPENARYEIFERISREVTDQKVLQKLISLVDKLLGYISVKISTEQIFMAGEISKKLKIDLSTATCVVLAISMGEMYVTADEEVAARLKKSGYPAIHVKDYLRYCL
- a CDS encoding winged helix-turn-helix domain-containing protein; the encoded protein is MGIEAELDGKIEAYRSATHHGALKIMFILASEEAGFTEIMFRSRLSPSVLNKLLKSLVRYGMIKKDDGKYTLTRKGELILERLLEIVELL